The Eubacteriales bacterium genomic sequence GGGTTAACTTTTCTAGCCGGATATTTTTCAGAGGGAAAGTCATTTCCGATGCCGCTTTCTCTGGAAGATGAAAAAAAGTATCTGTGCCTTATGTGCCGTGGCGATGAGGATGCGAGAAATATATTAATAGAACATAATCTTCGTTTAGTTGCGCATATTGCAAAAAAATACGACAATCTCAATATAGACAACGACGATTTGATTTCCATAGGTACTATAGGGCTTATAAAAGCGGTCAACACCTTTGATCCTAATAAAAAAATACGCTTAGTAAGCTACGCTTCACGGTGTATTGAAAACGAAATACTGATGTCAGTTAGGGCACTAAAGAGAAAAAACAGCGAAATATCCTTAAACGATCAAATAGGCGTTGATAAAGAAGGCGTTGAAATAGCACTTATAGATATCATATCCACTAAAGATGAAAATGTAATAGACGAAGTAAACTTAAAGCTGGAAATAGAAAAGCTGTATGCGCTTATAAACAAAACGCTTACAAGCAGGGAAAGAACCGTTATAGAGCTTAGATATGGCATACACTACAAAAAGGGTTATACGCAAAGAGAGATAGCTCAAAAACTGGGTATTTCGCGCTCCTATGTATCCAGGATAGAAAGCAGGGCACTTAAAAAGCTGGCATTTGAGTTTAAAGATAACAAACAAGGGTGGGATTAAACTACCCTTGTTTGTTTTTAATAAAAATCTTTACGTATAGGTAAACAAAAGTTTGTTTAAAGATAGATGTTGTAGTAAAATAAATAAAAACCCATAAAAGAAAGACGGGGTAACCACATGATAAGATTTGGGCCTTCAGGGAATTCAGAAGAGTTTTATGCCGACGGATATAATCATACGTATGAGGCCATGAAATGGATATACGATAAGGGTTTAAATGCTTACGAATATTCATTTGGCAGGGGTGTAAGGATAAATAGCGAAACCGCAGCAAAGATAAAAGATGAAGTTAAAAAGTATGGTATTGCCATAAGCGCACATGCCCCGTACTATATAAATCTAGCGACAACAGACGAAACTAAGGCGAAAAATAATATAGGATACATTCTATCATCTGCTTCTGCAGTCAAGATGATGGGTGGCAACCGAGTTATAATCCATCCTGGGACAAGCGCCGGGATAGACAGGGAAGTAGCATTTACGACTATACACAGTAAATTTAGGGAAATAATAAAGATACTGGATGGCGAGGGATTTGAAGATATACTATTATGCCCTGAAACAATGGGCAAAATAAATCAAGTAGGCACACTTGAAGAAGTAGTCAAGCTTTGCCAAATAGACATGCGTATAATACCGACAATTGATTTTGGCCACCTTTATGCAAGGACTCTTGGCGGCATACAAGGCGAAGAAGATTATATAGCGATTTTAGACTTTATAGAAAAAGAACTTGGCAGTAAAAGGGCATCTATCATACATTGCCACTTCAGTAAAATAGAATTTACTCAAAGCGGCGAAAAAAAGCATCTGACATTTGAAAGCAAAGAGTTCGGGCCGGATTTCAAGCCACTTATGAAGCAATTTGCCCTGCGCGACATGTCGCCGGTCGTCATATGCGAATCAAAGGGGACTATGGCAAAAGACGCCTTAGCTATGAAGAAGGCCTATGAGGAGTACAAAAAGCTTATATGACCAATTTAAGGATAAAAAATCTTTCTGAAATTTATGATAGTCAAGCGGCGTTTTTACTTTGCGGCCCTAATAACGTACGGTATTTTTCCGGATACACGGGAGAAGAAAGCGTAATAGTAATTTATGGTGATAAAAGGTTTTTCATAACTGATTTCAGGTATATCGAACAAGCTAAA encodes the following:
- the sigK gene encoding RNA polymerase sporulation sigma factor SigK encodes the protein MILEIFSFLKGLTFLAGYFSEGKSFPMPLSLEDEKKYLCLMCRGDEDARNILIEHNLRLVAHIAKKYDNLNIDNDDLISIGTIGLIKAVNTFDPNKKIRLVSYASRCIENEILMSVRALKRKNSEISLNDQIGVDKEGVEIALIDIISTKDENVIDEVNLKLEIEKLYALINKTLTSRERTVIELRYGIHYKKGYTQREIAQKLGISRSYVSRIESRALKKLAFEFKDNKQGWD
- a CDS encoding TIM barrel protein — its product is MIRFGPSGNSEEFYADGYNHTYEAMKWIYDKGLNAYEYSFGRGVRINSETAAKIKDEVKKYGIAISAHAPYYINLATTDETKAKNNIGYILSSASAVKMMGGNRVIIHPGTSAGIDREVAFTTIHSKFREIIKILDGEGFEDILLCPETMGKINQVGTLEEVVKLCQIDMRIIPTIDFGHLYARTLGGIQGEEDYIAILDFIEKELGSKRASIIHCHFSKIEFTQSGEKKHLTFESKEFGPDFKPLMKQFALRDMSPVVICESKGTMAKDALAMKKAYEEYKKLI